A DNA window from Stenotrophomonas sp. 57 contains the following coding sequences:
- a CDS encoding histidine kinase codes for MDATTSSRRFWTLNALAWAGYAMYGLWAGMRIGGGVVFSGIVLITVSVAACLWMCSGMLRAVALRQRWWEGSLGSLVLKLAAGVVAGASVAQVATAALLLPALALGWVQLPGGHADYRWSSLLVYWMNTALFLLMWTGLWAGLHGLRRARHSELARLRAEAERSALERDALRARLNPHFVFNALNNLRALILEDPERARDMVTRLSRTLRQALAHNRSEQVTLAEELAVVDDYLAIEAIHFEQRLQVARRIDADALQAQLPAMVLQLLVENAIKHGIASRPGGGEVQIQVTLDSDVLRLQVDNPLGNASEPADGHGVGLAYLRAQLGSRGRFTLQPIGDRMQALLEIPQ; via the coding sequence ATGGACGCCACCACCTCATCCCGCCGCTTCTGGACGCTCAATGCGCTGGCCTGGGCCGGCTACGCGATGTACGGGCTGTGGGCAGGGATGCGGATCGGCGGCGGCGTGGTGTTCAGCGGCATCGTGCTGATCACCGTCAGCGTAGCCGCCTGCCTGTGGATGTGCAGCGGCATGCTGCGCGCGGTGGCACTGCGCCAGCGCTGGTGGGAGGGGAGCCTGGGCAGCCTGGTGTTGAAACTGGCCGCCGGTGTGGTGGCCGGCGCCAGCGTCGCGCAGGTGGCAACTGCCGCGCTGCTGCTACCGGCGCTGGCACTGGGCTGGGTGCAGCTGCCCGGCGGCCACGCGGATTACCGGTGGTCTTCGCTGCTGGTGTACTGGATGAACACCGCGCTGTTCCTGCTGATGTGGACCGGACTGTGGGCCGGCCTGCATGGCCTGCGCCGAGCCCGCCACAGTGAGTTGGCGCGCCTGCGCGCCGAAGCCGAACGCAGCGCGCTGGAACGCGATGCACTGCGCGCACGGCTCAATCCGCACTTCGTGTTCAACGCGCTGAACAACCTGCGCGCGCTGATCCTGGAAGACCCCGAGCGCGCCCGCGACATGGTCACGCGCCTGTCGCGCACGCTGCGCCAAGCGCTGGCGCACAACCGCAGCGAGCAGGTCACGCTGGCCGAAGAACTGGCGGTGGTGGACGACTATCTGGCGATCGAAGCCATCCACTTCGAGCAGCGCCTGCAGGTAGCTCGGCGCATCGATGCTGACGCCCTGCAGGCGCAGTTGCCGGCGATGGTCCTGCAGCTGCTGGTGGAGAATGCGATCAAGCACGGCATTGCCAGCCGCCCCGGTGGTGGCGAGGTGCAGATCCAGGTCACGCTGGACAGCGATGTCTTGCGACTGCAGGTGGACAACCCGCTGGGCAACGCCAGCGAGCCTGCCGACGGGCATGGCGTCGGCCTGGCCTATCTGCGTGCGCAGCTCGGTTCGCGTGGCCGTTTCACCCTGCAGCCGATCGGCGACCGCATGCAGGCCCTTCTGGAGATTCCGCAATGA
- a CDS encoding alpha/beta hydrolase, producing MKIFLALWYALKALARLAMIGMAMAVLGSGPAHAAAASGTGKVQVEVVGKGRPLLMIPGLNSSAEVWRETCLALENVQCHLVQLPGFAGAAPADPRPAEFLSAVRGQLLAYLHDQHLGPVVVIGHSLGGLLGLQMAQAEPKAVSALVVVDALPFLPAARDPNATADSVRPMADQLRKGMLAADAAQWQAQLKAGLPGMTRDPQRQAELGRWGESSDRQTTADAMHGVMTTDLRDSIASVSAPTLVLGSWAGYQPMGGTEESTRAVFQAQYAKLQGVQIAMSAQGFHFLMWDDPRWLQQQVQRFLAAHP from the coding sequence ATGAAGATCTTCCTGGCACTCTGGTACGCACTGAAGGCGCTGGCCCGGCTGGCGATGATCGGCATGGCGATGGCCGTGCTTGGCTCCGGTCCGGCCCATGCGGCGGCGGCCTCAGGCACCGGCAAGGTGCAGGTCGAGGTGGTCGGCAAGGGCCGCCCGCTGCTGATGATCCCCGGCCTCAACAGCAGCGCCGAGGTCTGGCGCGAGACCTGCCTGGCGCTGGAGAACGTGCAGTGCCACCTGGTGCAGCTGCCGGGCTTTGCCGGCGCAGCGCCCGCCGATCCGCGCCCGGCCGAGTTCCTGTCGGCGGTGCGCGGCCAGTTGCTGGCCTACCTGCACGACCAGCACCTGGGCCCGGTGGTGGTGATCGGCCACAGCCTCGGCGGCCTGCTGGGCCTGCAGATGGCGCAGGCCGAGCCGAAGGCGGTCAGCGCGCTGGTGGTGGTTGATGCATTGCCGTTCCTGCCGGCGGCGCGTGACCCGAACGCCACCGCAGACAGCGTGCGGCCGATGGCCGACCAGCTGCGCAAGGGCATGCTCGCCGCCGACGCCGCGCAGTGGCAGGCGCAGCTGAAAGCCGGCCTGCCGGGCATGACCCGTGATCCGCAGCGCCAGGCCGAGCTGGGCCGCTGGGGCGAGAGCAGTGACCGACAGACCACCGCCGACGCCATGCACGGGGTGATGACCACCGACCTGCGTGACAGCATCGCCTCCGTCAGCGCACCGACGCTGGTACTGGGCAGCTGGGCCGGTTACCAGCCGATGGGCGGTACCGAAGAAAGCACCCGCGCGGTGTTCCAGGCGCAGTACGCGAAACTGCAGGGCGTGCAGATCGCGATGAGCGCGCAGGGGTTCCACTTCCTGATGTGGGATGATCCGCGCTGGCTGCAGCAGCAGGTGCAGCGTTTCCTCGCCGCGCACCCCTGA
- a CDS encoding DUF4124 domain-containing protein: MIRLSLLLVLLPLCAMAPVAHAQSPRLNRCTDAQGQSVYTDRPCDSVGARSRLPPPAPAGNTAPRDTLGARCPRRLSELVDALRNGILSNDVNRLSSLYLWGAVSDAGAQRILGQLESLARRPLVDVVPVYPRHDQDVLQDEGQSPAAQGSDPEPPAARHPVGLRLEQTLPGSVARASTVLGLRRQYGCFWITL; encoded by the coding sequence ATGATCCGCCTTTCCCTCCTGCTGGTGCTGTTGCCGCTGTGCGCGATGGCCCCTGTTGCCCATGCGCAGTCCCCGCGCCTGAACCGCTGCACCGATGCGCAGGGCCAGAGCGTCTACACCGACCGTCCCTGCGACAGCGTGGGTGCCCGGTCGCGGCTGCCGCCCCCCGCCCCCGCCGGCAACACTGCACCGCGCGACACATTGGGTGCGCGCTGCCCACGCCGGCTGAGCGAGCTCGTGGACGCATTGCGCAACGGCATCCTCAGCAACGATGTGAACCGGCTCTCTTCGCTGTACCTGTGGGGTGCGGTGTCGGACGCGGGGGCGCAGCGCATCCTTGGCCAGCTGGAATCGCTGGCACGGCGACCGCTGGTGGACGTGGTGCCGGTGTATCCGCGGCACGATCAGGACGTTCTGCAGGACGAGGGTCAGAGCCCTGCTGCGCAGGGATCCGACCCTGAGCCGCCAGCGGCGCGGCATCCAGTCGGCCTGCGCCTGGAGCAGACCCTGCCGGGCAGCGTGGCGCGCGCCTCGACGGTGCTCGGGCTGCGGCGGCAGTACGGGTGTTTCTGGATCACGTTGTGA
- the ybaK gene encoding Cys-tRNA(Pro) deacylase, translating into MTPAINLLKREKIAHTVRSYVHDAHAESYGGEAVDKLGLDPAQVFKTLLASTEAHELLVAIVPVAGQLDLKALAEAAGCKKCEMAAADAAQRATGYLVGGISPLGQKKRLRTFLDASAQALPALHVSAGRRGLEVELAPADLLRLTTGHYAAIGKAR; encoded by the coding sequence ATGACCCCGGCCATCAACCTGCTCAAGCGCGAGAAGATCGCCCACACCGTGCGCAGCTACGTGCACGACGCCCACGCCGAATCGTATGGCGGCGAAGCCGTCGACAAGCTCGGCCTCGACCCGGCCCAGGTGTTCAAGACCCTGCTGGCCAGCACCGAGGCACACGAACTGCTGGTGGCGATCGTACCGGTGGCCGGCCAGCTGGACCTGAAGGCCTTGGCCGAAGCGGCCGGCTGCAAGAAGTGCGAGATGGCCGCCGCCGACGCAGCGCAGCGCGCGACCGGCTACCTGGTCGGCGGCATCAGCCCACTGGGGCAGAAGAAGCGCCTGCGCACCTTCCTGGACGCCAGTGCGCAGGCATTGCCCGCGCTGCATGTCAGCGCCGGTCGCCGCGGCCTGGAAGTGGAACTGGCGCCGGCTGACCTGCTGCGGCTGACAACCGGCCACTACGCTGCCATCGGCAAGGCACGTTGA
- the metF gene encoding methylenetetrahydrofolate reductase [NAD(P)H]: MTAISFEFYPPKTDEQRSQLDRAAAKLKDYDPQYVSCTFGAGGSTLSYTSETVRHLNQHHGFDAAPHLSCVGGTRQEIRELLKLYRAIGCRRLVALRGDLPSGMGFPGDMRYAAELIAFIRAEHGDAFHIEVGAYPETHPQASDALADLKHFKAKIDAGADAAITQYFFNPDAYFHFVDEVRRLGVQVPITPGIMPIANFSQLRRFSEQCGAEIPRWISRKMQAYGDDAESVRAFGTEVVARLCQRLIEGGAPGLHFYTLNLAKPTTSVLKLLQG; encoded by the coding sequence ATGACCGCCATCAGCTTCGAGTTCTATCCGCCCAAGACCGACGAACAGCGCAGCCAGCTGGACCGTGCCGCGGCCAAGCTGAAGGACTACGATCCGCAATACGTGTCGTGCACCTTCGGTGCCGGCGGCTCGACCCTGAGCTATACCTCCGAGACGGTACGCCACCTCAACCAGCACCACGGGTTCGACGCGGCGCCGCACCTGTCGTGCGTGGGCGGCACCCGCCAGGAGATCCGCGAGCTGCTCAAGCTGTACCGCGCCATCGGCTGCCGTCGCCTGGTCGCACTGCGCGGTGACCTGCCCTCGGGCATGGGCTTCCCCGGCGACATGCGCTATGCCGCCGAGCTGATCGCCTTCATCCGCGCCGAGCATGGCGATGCGTTCCACATCGAAGTGGGTGCGTATCCGGAGACGCACCCGCAGGCGAGCGATGCGCTGGCCGACCTGAAGCACTTCAAGGCCAAGATCGATGCCGGTGCCGACGCGGCGATCACCCAGTATTTCTTCAACCCGGATGCCTACTTCCACTTCGTCGATGAAGTGCGCCGGCTCGGTGTGCAGGTGCCGATCACGCCGGGCATCATGCCGATCGCCAACTTCAGCCAGCTGCGCCGCTTCTCCGAACAGTGCGGCGCGGAGATTCCGCGCTGGATCAGCCGCAAGATGCAGGCCTACGGCGATGACGCCGAATCGGTGCGTGCGTTCGGCACTGAAGTGGTGGCCAGGCTGTGCCAGCGCCTGATCGAAGGCGGCGCACCCGGCCTGCATTTCTATACCTTGAACCTGGCCAAGCCGACCACCTCGGTGCTGAAACTGCTGCAGGGCTGA
- the ahcY gene encoding adenosylhomocysteinase: MNAVAKTFSTEGDYKIRDITLADWGRKELDIAEHEMPGLMSIRRKHAASLPLKGVRVTGSLHMTIQTAVLIETLKDIGADVRWASCNIFSTQDHAAAAIAATGTPVFAWKGETLEEYWDCTLDALTFTLADGTLTGPELVVDDGGDVTLLIHKGYELENGSDWVNTASSSHEEQVIKNLLKRVAKERPGYWGRVVKDWKGVSEETTTGVHRLYQLAQAGTLLIPAINVNDSVTKSKFDNLYGCRESLADGLKRAMDVMLAGKVAVVCGYGDVGKGCAASLRAYGARVIVTEIDPICALQAAMEGYEVNTIESTLGRADLYVTTTGNKDIIRIEHLSAMKDQAIVCNIGHFDNEIQVDALVAFPGVKHVNIKPQVDKYIFPNGNAIFLLAEGRLVNLGCATGHPSFVMSNSFANQTLAQIDLWANKDSYEKKVYLLPKKLDEEVARLHLEKIGVKLTTLTQEQADYIGVPVEGPFKPDHYRY, from the coding sequence ATGAATGCTGTTGCCAAGACCTTCTCCACCGAAGGTGATTACAAGATCCGCGATATCACGCTGGCCGACTGGGGCCGCAAGGAACTGGACATCGCCGAGCACGAAATGCCGGGCCTGATGTCGATCCGCCGCAAGCATGCCGCCAGCCTGCCGCTGAAGGGCGTACGCGTGACCGGTTCGCTGCACATGACCATCCAGACCGCGGTCCTCATCGAGACCCTGAAGGACATCGGCGCCGACGTGCGCTGGGCCTCGTGCAACATCTTCTCGACCCAGGACCACGCTGCCGCCGCCATCGCCGCCACCGGTACCCCGGTGTTCGCCTGGAAGGGCGAGACCCTGGAAGAGTACTGGGACTGCACCCTGGACGCGCTGACCTTCACCCTGGCTGACGGCACCCTGACCGGCCCGGAGCTGGTGGTGGACGACGGCGGTGACGTCACCCTGCTGATCCACAAAGGCTACGAGCTGGAAAACGGCAGCGACTGGGTCAACACCGCCTCGTCCTCGCACGAAGAACAGGTCATCAAGAACCTGCTCAAGCGCGTCGCCAAGGAGCGCCCGGGTTACTGGGGCCGCGTGGTCAAGGACTGGAAGGGCGTCTCCGAGGAGACCACCACCGGCGTGCACCGCCTGTACCAGCTGGCCCAGGCCGGCACCCTGCTGATCCCGGCAATCAACGTCAACGACTCGGTCACCAAGAGCAAGTTCGACAACCTGTATGGCTGCCGCGAGTCGCTGGCCGATGGCCTGAAGCGCGCGATGGACGTGATGCTGGCCGGCAAGGTTGCCGTGGTCTGCGGCTACGGCGACGTGGGCAAGGGCTGCGCCGCCTCGCTGCGTGCCTACGGTGCGCGCGTGATCGTCACCGAGATCGACCCGATCTGCGCCCTGCAGGCGGCGATGGAAGGCTATGAAGTCAACACCATCGAATCGACCCTGGGCCGTGCCGACCTGTACGTCACCACCACCGGCAACAAGGACATCATCCGCATCGAGCACCTGAGCGCGATGAAGGACCAGGCCATCGTCTGCAACATCGGCCACTTCGACAACGAGATCCAGGTCGATGCGCTGGTCGCGTTCCCGGGCGTGAAGCACGTCAACATCAAGCCGCAGGTGGACAAGTACATCTTCCCGAACGGCAACGCGATCTTCCTGCTGGCCGAAGGCCGCCTGGTGAACCTGGGCTGCGCCACCGGCCACCCGAGCTTCGTGATGTCCAACAGCTTCGCCAACCAGACCCTGGCACAGATCGACCTGTGGGCGAACAAGGACAGCTACGAGAAGAAGGTCTACCTGCTGCCGAAGAAGCTGGACGAGGAAGTGGCGCGCCTGCACCTGGAGAAGATCGGCGTGAAGCTGACCACCCTGACCCAGGAACAGGCCGACTACATCGGCGTGCCGGTGGAAGGCCCGTTCAAGCCGGACCACTACCGCTACTGA
- a CDS encoding prolyl oligopeptidase family serine peptidase has protein sequence MSMHARRTRRWTGLVLSMGLLAVAPLAWAAAPQPVAAQAQGVTGYELPSAALQAVVDAPRAPSLYLSPRRDVAAMMQMPSLPSIQVVAQPELKLAGLRINPRTFSDSRFSFGEKLWLMNVADGKERQISGLPAKLWIASLMWSPDQKWLAFNQVDAASGANELWLVDVAGGSARRLAAGLNTVIGSGYQWLPDSRGLVVFTRPANLGAAPAADGIPTGPAVQQTSQGGGVVSIRTYQDLLKNEADARQFDYYATTQPMEVGLDGSTRAIGAAGIFMGFSVSPDGRFVLRQPVQRPYSYVVPVSSFPRRIEVIDRTSGKLVHTVAVRPLVEGLPTGNDAEVTGVRDISWRGDADATLVWAEAQDGGDPNREAKVRDAVLMQAAPFDKPPVTLAQLGSRLVGINWGRGDLALLTESWWKTRKTRTWLIAPDNAGAEPRLLWDRDAQDRYSDPGRPLLSSDDRGRSLLQTSPDGGSLYLAGAGASPEGDRPFVDRFDIASGKATRLFHSQAPNYAAPVALLDDQGSSLLLSRESPDEPANFYVQSLADAGAAPRALTHFAHPLPQLKGVQKEQIRYKRKDGVDLTATLLLPPGYDPKRDGPRPLLMWAYPGEFKSAAAASQVTDSPYRFNAVSYWGPQAFLAKGYVVLASPSMPIIGEGDKEPNDTYIEQLVANAQAAVDEVVRRGVTDREHIAIGGHSYGAFMTANLLAHTRLFKAGIARSGAYNRTLTPFGFQAEERNYWQAQDVYQKMAPFNYANRIKDPILFIHGVDDNNSGTFPIQSERMFAAVKGLGGTARLVMLPNESHAYRARESIMTMLAESERWLEQTIGPAEQGKAKKKR, from the coding sequence ATGAGCATGCACGCGCGCCGCACACGGCGCTGGACCGGCCTGGTCCTGTCGATGGGACTGCTGGCGGTGGCTCCGCTGGCCTGGGCGGCCGCGCCGCAGCCCGTGGCCGCACAGGCCCAGGGCGTCACCGGCTATGAACTGCCCTCGGCCGCGCTGCAGGCGGTGGTTGACGCCCCGCGTGCGCCCTCGTTGTACCTGTCGCCACGCCGCGACGTGGCCGCGATGATGCAGATGCCGTCGCTGCCGTCGATCCAGGTGGTGGCGCAGCCGGAACTGAAGCTGGCCGGCCTGCGCATCAACCCGCGAACGTTCTCCGACAGCCGCTTCAGCTTCGGCGAGAAGCTGTGGCTGATGAACGTGGCCGACGGCAAGGAACGGCAGATCAGCGGACTGCCCGCCAAGCTGTGGATCGCCAGTCTGATGTGGTCGCCGGACCAGAAATGGCTGGCTTTCAACCAGGTCGACGCCGCCAGTGGCGCCAATGAACTGTGGCTGGTGGACGTGGCCGGTGGCAGTGCCCGTCGCCTGGCTGCCGGCCTGAACACGGTGATCGGCAGCGGCTACCAGTGGCTGCCGGACAGCCGCGGCCTGGTGGTGTTCACCCGCCCGGCCAACCTCGGTGCGGCCCCGGCCGCCGACGGCATTCCGACCGGTCCGGCCGTGCAGCAGACCAGCCAGGGCGGCGGCGTCGTGTCGATCCGTACCTACCAGGACCTGCTGAAGAACGAAGCTGACGCCCGCCAGTTCGATTACTACGCCACCACCCAGCCGATGGAAGTCGGCCTGGACGGCAGCACCCGCGCGATCGGCGCGGCCGGCATCTTCATGGGCTTCTCGGTGTCGCCCGATGGCCGCTTCGTGCTGCGCCAGCCGGTGCAGCGCCCGTATTCCTATGTGGTGCCGGTGAGCAGTTTCCCGCGCCGCATCGAAGTGATCGACCGTACCAGCGGCAAGCTGGTGCATACCGTGGCCGTGCGCCCGCTGGTGGAAGGCCTGCCAACCGGCAACGACGCCGAAGTGACCGGCGTGCGCGATATCAGCTGGCGGGGTGATGCCGATGCCACCCTGGTCTGGGCCGAGGCACAGGACGGTGGTGATCCGAACCGGGAGGCCAAGGTACGCGATGCGGTGCTGATGCAGGCCGCGCCGTTCGACAAGCCGCCGGTGACCCTGGCCCAGCTCGGCAGCCGTCTGGTGGGCATCAACTGGGGCCGTGGCGACCTGGCCCTGCTGACCGAGTCGTGGTGGAAGACGCGCAAGACCAGGACCTGGCTGATTGCCCCGGACAATGCCGGTGCCGAGCCGCGCCTGCTGTGGGATCGTGACGCGCAGGACCGCTATTCCGATCCGGGTCGGCCGCTGTTGTCCAGCGACGACCGCGGGCGTTCGCTGCTGCAGACCAGCCCGGATGGCGGCAGCCTGTACCTGGCCGGTGCCGGTGCTTCGCCGGAGGGCGACCGCCCGTTCGTGGACCGCTTCGACATTGCCAGTGGCAAGGCTACCCGCCTGTTCCACTCGCAGGCGCCCAACTACGCCGCGCCGGTGGCGCTGCTGGACGACCAGGGCAGCTCGCTGCTGCTGAGCCGTGAAAGCCCGGATGAGCCGGCCAACTTCTACGTGCAGTCGCTGGCCGATGCCGGTGCCGCACCGCGCGCGCTGACCCATTTCGCCCATCCGCTGCCGCAGCTGAAGGGCGTGCAGAAGGAGCAGATCCGCTACAAGCGCAAGGATGGCGTCGACCTGACCGCGACCCTGCTGCTGCCGCCGGGGTACGACCCGAAGCGCGACGGCCCGCGGCCGCTGCTGATGTGGGCCTACCCGGGCGAGTTCAAGAGCGCGGCGGCGGCCAGCCAGGTGACCGATTCGCCGTACCGCTTCAATGCGGTCAGCTACTGGGGCCCGCAGGCGTTCCTGGCCAAGGGCTATGTGGTGCTGGCCAGCCCGTCGATGCCGATCATCGGTGAGGGCGACAAGGAGCCGAACGACACCTACATCGAACAGCTGGTGGCCAACGCGCAGGCAGCGGTGGATGAAGTGGTACGTCGTGGCGTGACCGATCGCGAGCACATCGCCATCGGTGGCCATTCCTACGGTGCGTTCATGACCGCCAACCTGCTGGCGCATACCCGCCTGTTCAAGGCCGGCATCGCGCGCAGCGGTGCCTACAACCGCACGCTCACCCCGTTCGGTTTCCAGGCCGAGGAACGCAACTACTGGCAGGCGCAGGACGTCTACCAGAAGATGGCGCCGTTCAACTACGCCAACAGGATCAAGGATCCGATCCTCTTCATCCACGGCGTGGACGACAACAACTCCGGCACGTTCCCGATCCAGAGCGAGCGCATGTTCGCCGCGGTGAAGGGCCTGGGTGGCACCGCGCGGCTGGTGATGCTGCCGAACGAATCGCATGCCTACCGCGCACGCGAATCGATCATGACCATGCTGGCCGAGAGCGAGCGCTGGCTGGAGCAGACCATCGGCCCGGCCGAGCAGGGCAAGGCGAAGAAGAAGCGCTGA
- a CDS encoding energy transducer TonB, which yields MDVRHWMLFAWVAAGLLAACESSAAKYDAGAACGSLSDVTQIRDAGVGSLQAQATSGRCTFHVEADDAAALSRQQSLLQSVSAIACGAPATTRPSQGAAGFDLQMPARCPLSSSTPLIAREGGWHQRRLSSVPMYPAAAMREAQEGVVELMLLLDAQGKTQAIILSRSSAYPLLDAAALKHARDWRYEREAADKAPNMSLIRGTVTFKLN from the coding sequence ATGGATGTTCGACATTGGATGCTGTTCGCATGGGTCGCCGCAGGCCTGCTGGCCGCATGTGAAAGCTCGGCAGCAAAGTACGATGCAGGCGCAGCCTGTGGGTCCCTGTCCGACGTGACGCAGATCCGCGACGCGGGCGTGGGTTCACTGCAGGCGCAGGCAACCTCGGGGCGTTGCACGTTCCATGTGGAAGCGGATGACGCAGCAGCGCTTTCGCGTCAGCAGTCGTTGCTCCAGAGCGTGTCGGCGATCGCCTGTGGTGCGCCAGCCACCACCCGGCCTTCGCAAGGGGCTGCGGGCTTCGACCTGCAGATGCCTGCGCGTTGCCCACTCTCTTCCAGCACGCCGTTGATTGCACGGGAAGGAGGCTGGCACCAGCGGCGGCTCTCGTCGGTCCCGATGTATCCTGCGGCCGCCATGCGCGAAGCCCAGGAGGGCGTTGTCGAGCTGATGCTGCTGCTGGATGCACAGGGCAAGACCCAGGCGATCATCCTGTCCCGGTCCAGTGCGTACCCACTGCTCGATGCGGCGGCGCTCAAGCACGCGCGTGACTGGCGTTATGAGCGTGAAGCGGCGGACAAGGCGCCAAACATGAGCCTGATACGCGGAACGGTCACGTTCAAGCTCAACTAG
- a CDS encoding DUF3228 family protein, with protein MSIVLTDFARPRLFPRVPRGNTIQDCTAEQFEAHLNAHAPLKVLDGYAPFCKLFVYDNWTSTRCLTVPITEANRHQLRSGYEARNRDELPVLVRWFEGVESPRANYLVVILYSAEQLAKEGSPIEADWGIVGCIYTAEPEEVPMAPITMMRNALGVEEGGSGVPLDREAYRRSVAFWENNANWRP; from the coding sequence ATGTCCATCGTCCTCACCGATTTCGCCCGTCCCCGCCTGTTCCCACGCGTGCCACGCGGCAACACCATCCAGGACTGCACTGCCGAGCAGTTCGAGGCACACCTCAATGCGCACGCGCCACTGAAGGTGCTCGATGGCTACGCGCCGTTCTGCAAGCTGTTCGTCTACGACAACTGGACCAGCACGCGCTGCCTGACGGTGCCGATCACCGAGGCCAACCGCCACCAGCTGCGCAGTGGCTATGAGGCGCGCAATCGTGACGAGCTGCCGGTGCTGGTGCGCTGGTTCGAAGGCGTGGAGTCCCCGCGTGCGAACTATCTGGTGGTGATCCTGTACAGCGCCGAGCAGCTGGCGAAGGAAGGTTCACCGATCGAGGCCGATTGGGGCATTGTCGGCTGCATCTACACCGCGGAACCGGAAGAGGTGCCGATGGCGCCGATCACGATGATGCGCAACGCACTGGGCGTAGAGGAGGGCGGGTCCGGCGTGCCGCTGGATCGCGAGGCTTACCGGCGCTCGGTGGCGTTCTGGGAGAACAACGCCAACTGGCGGCCCTGA
- a CDS encoding LytTR family DNA-binding domain-containing protein, with product MSGVLRVLIVDDARLARQELRTLLTALPWVQCVGEADDVPAAREAIATLAPDLVLLDVQMPSGSGFDVLDGLETVPAVVFVTAYDTYAVRAFQANALDYLVKPVEAPRLLEALERARQREAVQAEAPQSRSTLAAQDQVFVREGERCWFVAVSEIRRLVVDGNYTRLWFRDQNALLARSLSALEARLPQDLFFRANRNTLVNLRRIRCVTPSIGDGYDLMLDDGSEVEVSRRQARELRERMAL from the coding sequence ATGAGTGGCGTACTGCGTGTGCTGATTGTCGATGACGCCCGGCTGGCGCGGCAGGAGCTGCGTACGCTGTTGACGGCGCTGCCATGGGTGCAGTGCGTGGGTGAGGCCGACGATGTGCCTGCCGCGCGCGAGGCGATCGCCACGCTGGCGCCGGACCTGGTGCTGCTGGACGTGCAGATGCCTTCCGGCAGTGGTTTCGATGTGCTGGACGGCCTGGAAACGGTGCCGGCGGTGGTGTTCGTCACTGCCTACGATACCTACGCCGTGCGCGCGTTCCAGGCCAATGCGCTGGATTATCTGGTGAAGCCTGTCGAGGCGCCACGCTTACTGGAGGCGCTGGAGCGGGCGCGCCAGCGCGAGGCCGTGCAGGCCGAAGCGCCGCAGTCACGCAGTACGCTGGCCGCGCAGGACCAGGTGTTCGTGCGTGAGGGCGAACGCTGCTGGTTCGTCGCCGTCTCGGAGATCCGCCGGCTGGTGGTGGACGGCAACTACACGCGGCTGTGGTTCCGTGACCAGAACGCCTTGCTGGCCCGCAGCCTGAGCGCGCTGGAAGCACGCCTGCCGCAGGATCTGTTCTTCCGTGCCAACCGCAATACCCTGGTCAACCTGCGCCGCATCCGTTGCGTGACGCCCAGCATCGGCGATGGGTACGACCTGATGCTGGACGACGGCAGCGAGGTGGAGGTGTCGCGGCGGCAGGCGCGGGAACTGCGCGAGCGGATGGCGTTGTAG